A single genomic interval of Flavobacteriales bacterium harbors:
- a CDS encoding TonB-dependent receptor has translation MNVRWTPAPTLTVRAVAYARGFRAPSLKELYLFSSWM, from the coding sequence TTGAACGTCCGCTGGACACCGGCACCGACGCTCACCGTCCGCGCCGTCGCCTATGCCCGAGGGTTCCGCGCGCCTTCCTTGAAGGAGCTGTACCTCTTCTCTTCGTGGATGTGA
- a CDS encoding T9SS type A sorting domain-containing protein, translating into MNAGKGETRTTIDVAGLVPGQYILRLTIGDGVITQRFTKVD; encoded by the coding sequence GTGAACGCCGGCAAGGGTGAGACCCGGACCACGATCGATGTGGCCGGTCTCGTGCCCGGCCAGTACATCCTGCGCCTGACGATCGGCGATGGGGTCATCACGCAGCGGTTCACGAAAGTGGACTGA
- a CDS encoding T9SS type A sorting domain-containing protein, giving the protein MAFTGFGGSTSGTTDFTQELVSATGLAERDRPADLRVWPNPTPDGTFTIDAGEARILGLEVLDASGRLVRSLGALSAAPFTMELGGLGAGSYTVRLLTDRGPAVARLLRQ; this is encoded by the coding sequence GTGGCCTTCACGGGCTTCGGTGGCAGCACCTCCGGCACGACCGACTTCACCCAGGAGCTCGTGAGCGCCACCGGTCTGGCCGAACGCGACCGGCCGGCGGACCTCCGCGTATGGCCGAACCCCACGCCTGATGGCACCTTCACCATCGATGCCGGGGAAGCCCGCATCCTGGGCCTCGAGGTGTTGGACGCATCCGGCCGCCTTGTGCGCTCCCTCGGGGCCTTGAGCGCCGCGCCGTTCACCATGGAACTTGGAGGGCTTGGAGCCGGCAGCTACACCGTGCGTCTCCTCACCGACCGTGGCCCTGCCGTGGCCCGGCTGCTTCGCCAGTGA
- a CDS encoding outer membrane beta-barrel protein, which yields MQPQERGLEQYGVDLSVGKDITRRLNAVVSVNDVFFTRRWGNTVETAFFEQESYRRREMR from the coding sequence GTGCAGCCGCAGGAGCGTGGCCTGGAACAGTACGGGGTGGACCTTTCGGTGGGCAAGGACATCACCCGCCGGTTGAACGCCGTGGTATCGGTGAACGATGTGTTCTTCACGCGTCGCTGGGGCAACACGGTGGAAACGGCCTTCTTCGAACAGGAGAGCTACCGCCGCCGCGAGATGCGCTAG
- a CDS encoding TonB-dependent receptor plug domain-containing protein, producing MAANTLGEALRNELTVRLGQDNILGTAVSMQGLGGENVKVLVDGVPVIGRQDGNLDLAQLDLTGIERVEVVEGPLSVNYGTNALAGTINLGSPASAPTTAPAPGLRPTPSTSAGSTSPAPPPPVLGTTTS from the coding sequence ATGGCCGCCAACACCCTGGGCGAGGCCCTGCGCAATGAGCTCACCGTGCGCCTCGGCCAGGACAACATCCTCGGCACCGCGGTGAGCATGCAGGGACTGGGCGGCGAGAACGTGAAGGTGTTGGTGGACGGTGTTCCGGTGATCGGGCGGCAGGATGGCAACCTCGATCTGGCGCAGCTTGACCTCACCGGCATCGAGCGGGTGGAGGTGGTGGAGGGTCCGCTGAGCGTCAACTACGGCACCAACGCACTGGCGGGCACCATCAACCTCGGATCACCCGCAAGCGCTCCAACGACCGCTCCAGCGCCAGGGCTACGGCCTACGCCGAGCACATCGGCCGGCTCAACCTCACCGGCACCGCCACCGCCCGTCTTGGGCACCACGACCTCGTGA
- a CDS encoding T9SS C-terminal target domain-containing protein, giving the protein MPAGYQVLYVLTEGPGLVIQAVNGDSEFQVNTPGNYTIHTLVYDPATLDLSIVQFGVTTGFDVNGLLIQGGGSICAALDVAGVQVSVIAPDAGTLSGGTSLCSNGGAPVTLTATPNGDANVPAGYQTVYVLTQGAGLTIVNAGPNPSFDVTDDGLYTIHTLVYDPATLDLWIVQLGVTTGFDVNGLLVQGGGSICARLDVPGAQFNVASPNAGTLSGGASICGDGNAVTLTATPNGDANVPAGYQTVYVLTQGAGLTIVNAGPNPSFDVTDDGLYTIHTLVYDPATLDLSIVQLGVTTGFDVNGLLVQGGGSICASLDVPGAQFNVASPNAGTLSGGASICGDGNAVTLTATPNGDANVPAGYQTVYVLTQGAGLTIVNAGPNPSFDVTDDGLYTIHTLVYDPATLDLSTCSWVTTGFDVNGLLVQGGGSICASLDVPGAQFNVASPNAGTLSGGASICGDGNAVTLTATPNGDANVPAGYQTVYVLTQGAGLTIVNAGANPSFDVADGGLYTIHTLVYDPATLDLRIVQLGVTTGFDVNGLLVQGGGSICASLDVPGAQFNVASPNAGTLSGGASICGDGNAVTLSATPNGDANAPAGYQTVYVLTQGAGLTIVNAGPNPSFDVTDDGLYTIHTLVYDPATLDLSTVQLGVTTGFDVNGLLVQGGGSICARLDVPGAQFTVGTPSAGPDRGCEEVCFEQGTVISATPNGDANVPAGYQTIYVLTQGAGLVSRT; this is encoded by the coding sequence GTGCCCGCCGGGTATCAGGTCCTCTACGTCCTCACCGAAGGCCCGGGTCTGGTGATCCAGGCCGTGAACGGGGACAGTGAGTTCCAAGTGAACACACCGGGCAACTACACCATCCATACGCTGGTGTACGACCCCGCCACGCTTGACCTCTCCATCGTCCAGTTCGGTGTCACCACCGGCTTCGATGTGAACGGTCTGCTCATCCAAGGTGGCGGCAGCATCTGCGCTGCGCTGGATGTGGCCGGTGTGCAGGTCTCCGTGATCGCCCCCGATGCCGGTACGCTGAGCGGCGGGACCTCCCTGTGCAGCAACGGCGGTGCGCCGGTGACGCTGACGGCGACCCCGAACGGCGACGCCAACGTGCCTGCTGGCTACCAGACGGTGTATGTCCTGACGCAGGGTGCTGGTCTCACGATCGTGAACGCCGGTCCGAACCCGAGCTTCGACGTGACCGACGACGGCCTGTACACGATCCACACGCTGGTGTATGATCCGGCGACGCTTGATCTCTGGATCGTGCAGCTGGGTGTGACGACCGGCTTTGATGTGAACGGCCTGCTGGTGCAGGGCGGCGGCAGCATCTGCGCCAGACTGGATGTGCCGGGTGCGCAGTTCAACGTGGCCAGCCCGAACGCCGGCACCCTGAGCGGTGGCGCGTCGATCTGCGGCGACGGCAACGCGGTGACGCTGACGGCGACCCCGAATGGCGACGCCAACGTGCCCGCCGGCTACCAGACGGTGTACGTGCTGACGCAGGGCGCTGGTCTCACGATCGTGAACGCGGGTCCGAACCCGAGCTTCGACGTGACCGACGACGGCCTGTACACGATCCACACGCTGGTGTATGATCCGGCGACGCTGGACCTGAGCATCGTGCAGCTGGGCGTGACCACGGGCTTTGACGTGAACGGTCTCCTCGTGCAGGGCGGTGGCAGCATCTGCGCCAGCCTGGATGTGCCGGGTGCGCAGTTCAACGTGGCCAGCCCGAACGCCGGCACCCTGAGCGGTGGCGCTTCGATCTGCGGCGATGGCAACGCGGTGACGCTGACGGCGACCCCGAACGGCGACGCCAACGTGCCGGCCGGCTACCAGACGGTGTATGTCCTGACGCAGGGTGCTGGTCTCACGATCGTGAACGCGGGCCCGAACCCGAGCTTCGACGTGACCGACGACGGCCTGTACACGATCCACACGTTGGTGTACGACCCCGCCACGCTCGATCTCTCGACGTGCAGCTGGGTGACGACCGGCTTTGATGTGAACGGCCTCCTGGTGCAGGGCGGTGGCAGCATCTGCGCCAGCCTGGATGTGCCGGGAGCTCAGTTCAACGTGGCCAGCCCGAACGCCGGCACCCTGAGCGGTGGCGCTTCGATCTGCGGCGATGGCAACGCGGTGACCCTGACGGCGACCCCGAACGGCGACGCCAACGTGCCCGCCGGCTACCAGACGGTTTATGTCCTCACGCAGGGCGCTGGTCTCACGATCGTGAACGCCGGTGCGAACCCGAGCTTCGACGTGGCCGACGGCGGCCTGTACACGATCCACACGCTGGTGTACGACCCGGCGACGCTCGACCTGCGCATCGTGCAGCTGGGCGTGACCACGGGCTTTGATGTGAACGGTCTGCTGGTGCAGGGCGGCGGCAGCATCTGCGCCAGCCTGGATGTGCCGGGAGCGCAGTTCAACGTGGCCAGCCCGAACGCCGGCACCCTGAGCGGTGGCGCGTCGATCTGCGGCGATGGCAACGCGGTGACGCTGTCGGCCACCCCGAACGGCGACGCCAACGCACCTGCCGGCTACCAGACGGTGTACGTCCTGACGCAGGGCGCCGGTCTCACGATCGTGAACGCGGGTCCGAACCCGAGCTTCGACGTGACCGACGACGGCCTGTACACGATCCACACGCTGGTGTATGATCCGGCGACGCTGGACCTGAGCACCGTGCAGCTGGGCGTGACCACGGGCTTTGATGTGAACGGTCTGCTGGTGCAGGGCGGCGGCAGCATCTGCGCCAGACTGGATGTGCCGGGAGCGCAGTTCACGGTGGGTACGCCGAGCGCAGGACCTGACCGCGGATGCGAGGAGGTCTGTTTCGAGCAGGGAACGGTGATCTCCGCGACCCCGAACGGTGACGCCAACGTGCCGGCCGGTTACCAGACGATCTACGTGCTGACGCAAGGCGCAGGCCTCGTATCCAGAACGTGA